A stretch of the SAR202 cluster bacterium genome encodes the following:
- the fdhD gene encoding formate dehydrogenase accessory sulfurtransferase FdhD: MLGPTVKVPIRRLRQGVTQDVEDVVATEEPLEIRVVWWEEGTQRTASVAVTMRTPRHDYELAAGFLHSEGIIRGFDAIERISHCQDEGVEQKYNIVNVYLKPGFAFDPKLLNRNFYATSSCGVCGKASLEALEIRGCPALPTGELKVSKDVVSSLPDALRKEQRVFDRTGGLHAAGLFDAQGRLQCLREDVGRHNAVDKLVGWAMLGKRLPLNNSVLVVSGRTSYEIMQKALSAGIPFVVAVGAPSSLAVDMARRFGMTLVGFARGDGFNVYTGLERLDS, translated from the coding sequence ATGTTGGGCCCGACGGTGAAGGTGCCTATTAGACGCTTGCGGCAAGGCGTAACTCAGGATGTTGAAGATGTGGTCGCCACCGAGGAGCCGCTGGAGATTCGGGTGGTGTGGTGGGAGGAAGGGACGCAGCGCACCGCCAGCGTCGCCGTAACTATGCGCACCCCTCGCCACGACTATGAGCTGGCGGCGGGCTTTCTCCATAGCGAGGGCATCATCAGAGGCTTCGACGCCATCGAGCGCATCAGCCACTGCCAGGATGAAGGCGTCGAGCAGAAGTACAACATCGTCAACGTATATCTGAAGCCAGGGTTCGCCTTTGACCCGAAGCTCCTGAACCGCAACTTCTACGCCACATCAAGCTGCGGCGTCTGCGGCAAGGCGTCGCTGGAAGCGTTGGAGATACGGGGATGCCCTGCGCTGCCGACGGGTGAGCTAAAGGTCTCAAAAGATGTGGTGTCCAGCCTGCCTGACGCTTTGCGGAAAGAGCAGCGCGTCTTCGATCGTACAGGGGGCCTTCATGCGGCGGGGCTGTTCGATGCCCAGGGGCGGCTTCAGTGCCTTCGTGAGGACGTGGGGCGGCACAACGCGGTGGACAAGCTCGTGGGCTGGGCGATGCTGGGTAAAAGGCTGCCTCTGAACAACAGCGTACTGGTGGTCAGCGGACGCACCAGCTACGAGATTATGCAGAAGGCGCTGTCGGCGGGGATACCCTTTGTAGTGGCGGTAGGGGCGCCGTCCAGCCTGGCAGTGGACATGGCTAGGCGGTTCGGTATGACGCTGGTGGGGTTTGCCAGAGGTGACGGGTTTAACGTATACACTGGCCTCGAAAGATTGGATAGCTGA
- a CDS encoding FdhF/YdeP family oxidoreductase, whose product MGWKPSLWAGLMPNGLGQVKPNHYLEIFKVAWANRRQLPFAWHILSRGVCDGCALGTTGLRDFTMKGVHLCTVRLNLLELNTMAALDVELLSDVAALRKKTSAELRKLGRLPYPMVRRRDELGFRRVSWDEALSLLSDRFRATDPRRFAFYLTSRGITNEVYYVAQKVARFLGTNNVDNSSRICHAPSTTALKDTLGVAASTCSYSDWIGTDLLVLIGSHVPNNQPVTTKYMYYAKQKGTRIVVINPYREPALERYWVPSVMESALFGTRLADEFFQVHTGGDIAFINGVLKHLVANEWLDETFIKNHTSDFQRLKTHLDGQSWESLEKYSGASRDEMLRFARMWGEAKSAVVVWSMGIAQHRYGVDNVKALVNLVLARGFIGREKCGLMAIRGHSGVQGGAEMGAVPWSYPGGDSISEAGARRLEEQWGFPVPAWRGLSAVDMIDASYRGDLDILYSLGGNFLETLPEPRYVREAIERVPVRVHQDIVLTSQMLLDPADTVVLLPACTRYEQRGGGTETSTERRIYFSPEIPGRRVGEARSEWEILMELAERVKPEQRHLIHFDNGQAVRDEIARVVPLYSGIENLKKRGDAFQWGGQRLCDGSIFPTIDGKARFTPLSPPEEEIPEGRFLLSTRRGKQFNSMVQARRDPLTGAVREDVLMNADDAIALGLRDGDPVVLKSEVGEYEGRCKIAAIKSRNLQVHWPEGSVLLRRGAVDPVCGIPDYNTTVQVLPAKEEVKR is encoded by the coding sequence GGCGGCAATTGCCCTTCGCCTGGCACATCCTGTCGCGAGGTGTCTGCGACGGCTGTGCCTTAGGCACCACCGGCCTGCGAGATTTCACCATGAAGGGCGTCCACCTCTGCACTGTGCGCCTGAACCTGCTGGAACTCAACACCATGGCGGCGCTGGATGTAGAGCTGCTCTCGGATGTAGCGGCGCTGCGAAAAAAGACCTCGGCGGAGCTGCGGAAGCTGGGAAGACTGCCCTACCCCATGGTACGACGCCGCGACGAGCTAGGGTTCAGGCGCGTCTCCTGGGACGAGGCGCTGAGTCTTTTGTCGGACCGCTTCCGCGCCACTGACCCCCGGCGCTTCGCCTTCTACCTGACGTCGCGGGGCATCACCAACGAGGTCTATTACGTCGCGCAGAAGGTAGCGCGGTTTCTCGGCACCAACAACGTCGACAACTCGTCCAGAATATGCCACGCGCCCAGCACTACTGCCCTCAAGGATACCCTGGGCGTGGCCGCCTCCACATGCTCCTACTCCGACTGGATCGGTACCGACCTGCTGGTGCTCATCGGCAGTCATGTCCCCAACAACCAGCCGGTGACCACCAAGTACATGTACTACGCCAAGCAGAAGGGCACCCGAATTGTGGTCATCAACCCCTACCGAGAGCCGGCGCTGGAGCGGTACTGGGTGCCGTCGGTGATGGAGAGCGCTCTCTTCGGCACCCGCCTGGCCGACGAGTTCTTTCAAGTCCACACCGGCGGCGACATCGCCTTTATCAACGGCGTGTTGAAGCACCTTGTCGCTAACGAGTGGTTGGACGAAACCTTCATAAAAAATCACACATCGGACTTCCAGCGGCTAAAGACACATCTGGACGGCCAGTCCTGGGAGTCGCTGGAGAAGTACTCGGGCGCATCAAGAGACGAGATGCTGCGCTTCGCCCGGATGTGGGGAGAGGCGAAAAGCGCTGTGGTAGTGTGGAGCATGGGCATCGCCCAGCATCGATACGGGGTGGACAACGTCAAGGCCCTGGTGAACCTGGTTCTAGCGCGAGGGTTCATCGGCCGCGAGAAGTGCGGTCTGATGGCCATTCGTGGTCACAGCGGCGTCCAGGGCGGGGCCGAGATGGGTGCGGTGCCCTGGAGCTATCCCGGCGGCGATAGCATCAGCGAGGCCGGCGCCCGTCGGCTGGAGGAGCAGTGGGGCTTCCCTGTGCCAGCGTGGCGAGGACTCTCGGCGGTGGACATGATCGATGCCTCATATCGCGGCGACCTGGATATCCTCTACTCGCTGGGCGGCAACTTCCTGGAAACCCTGCCGGAACCCCGGTACGTCCGCGAAGCTATTGAGCGGGTGCCGGTACGCGTCCACCAGGACATCGTGCTGACCTCCCAGATGCTTCTGGACCCTGCCGATACCGTGGTGTTGCTGCCAGCCTGCACTCGCTACGAGCAGCGGGGCGGCGGAACTGAAACCTCTACAGAACGCCGCATCTATTTCAGCCCCGAAATCCCTGGCCGCCGCGTTGGTGAAGCCCGGTCAGAGTGGGAAATCTTGATGGAATTGGCGGAGCGGGTTAAGCCTGAGCAGCGGCATCTTATACACTTCGATAATGGCCAGGCGGTGCGTGATGAGATTGCCAGAGTTGTACCGCTATACTCAGGCATTGAAAACCTCAAGAAAAGGGGGGATGCCTTCCAGTGGGGCGGGCAGCGCCTGTGTGACGGGAGCATCTTCCCCACCATCGATGGCAAGGCCAGGTTTACGCCCCTCTCGCCGCCGGAGGAAGAGATACCTGAGGGCCGATTCCTGCTCAGCACACGGCGCGGCAAGCAGTTCAACAGCATGGTGCAAGCGCGTCGAGACCCCCTGACGGGCGCTGTCCGTGAGGATGTGCTAATGAACGCGGATGACGCCATCGCCCTAGGCTTGCGTGACGGCGACCCTGTGGTGCTAAAGTCGGAAGTTGGCGAATATGAAGGCCGGTGCAAAATCGCGGCTATCAAGTCGCGGAACCTCCAGGTACACTGGCCGGAAGGGTCTGTTCTGCTGCGCCGCGGCGCCGTCGACCCTGTCTGCGGCATTCCAGACTACAACACCACGGTGCAAGTGCTGCCGGCGAAGGAGGAGGTGAAGAGGTGA